One genomic segment of Helianthus annuus cultivar XRQ/B chromosome 14, HanXRQr2.0-SUNRISE, whole genome shotgun sequence includes these proteins:
- the LOC110907122 gene encoding zinc finger MYM-type protein 1-like encodes MSTEREKTDFPQTLIGNGDKLRRFNPKWYTKKHGNWLEYSVKADRVYCLYCYLFKESGQKDAFAIEGVQCWHRKEERFESHVGLLNGGLPFRGHDESEASLYRGHFIEFLKLFAQIHEEIGKYILSNAPKNCQMTVPSIQKDICNCFAEEVLKMIFEELGADVFSLLVDESRDISKNEQMAVVLRYVDKLGFVKERYIGVVHVTETTALSLKSAIDELFAHRNLSLGRVRGQGYDGASNMSDLLRESQRELLALNLEVVIGSVNNQEMALTRPGDTRWSSHEKTLLRLLTLYPCVIEVLEYIETSAWEPIHKTQANGLQLYMKSFKFVFYLHLMKHILGVTNLLCVALQRKNQDILNAVELVRSTKEELQRYRLEGFDSLLKDVTSFCDKYDIEMINMEDEYVDPKNRRRKTNITNRHHFVVNNFNTVLDMQIQELGNRFNEVTTNLLTYMSSLSPRNNFSSFNKLNLLKLAEMYPYDFTFDEKDKLIDELGHYISNMKKDSRFDNLNGVSDLAKRMVETRKHIEYQLVYGFSQDKKVKKKSVLFRCA; translated from the exons ATGTCAACCGAAAGGGAAAAAACAGATTTTCCACAAACACTTATTGGTAATGGTGATAAGTTAAGACGTTTCAATCCAAAATGGTACACAAAAAAGCATGGAAATTGGTTAGAATATAGTGTCAAAGCTGATAGAGTGTATTGCTTATATTGTTACTTATTCAAAGAAAGTGGACAAAAAGATGCATTTGCGATTGAAGGGGTACAATGTTGGCATAGGAAAGAAGAAAGATTCGAAAGTCATGTTG GATTGCTGAATGGCGGATTACCTTTTCGAGGTCATGATGAATCTGAAGCATCTTTATATAGAGGACATTTCATAGAGTTTTTAAAATTGTTCGCACAAATACATGAAGAAATTGGAAAGTACATATTAAGTAATGCTCCGAAGAATTGCCAAATGACGGTTCCATCAATACAAAAAGACATTTGTAATTGTTTTGCAGAAGAAGTGTTAAAGATGATATTTGAAGAGCTTGGTGCTGATGTCTTTTCTTTATTAGTTGATGAATCGAGGGATATTTCTAAAAATGAACAAATGGCAGTGGTTTTGAGATATGTTGATAAATTAGGATTTGTGAAGGAGCGATATATTGGTGTAGTTCATGTTACGGAAACAACCGCATTATCTCTTAAATCCGCAATTGATGAATTATTTGCTCACCGCAATTTGAGTTTGGGTAGGGTTAGAGGCCAAGGATATGACGGTGCAAGCAACATGTCCG ATTTGCTAAGAGAAAGTCAAAGAGAGCTTTTGGCATTGAATCTGGAAGTTGTAATCGGAAGTGTAAATAATCAAGAAATGGCACTTACAAGACCCGGAGATACACGTTGGAGCTCTCACGAAAAAACACTTCTTCGTTTGCTTACCTTATATCCTTGTGTTATTGAAGTGCTTGAATATATAGAAACTTCGGCATGGGAACCAATTCACAAAACTCAAGCAAATGGACTTCAATTATACATGAAAAGTTTTAAGTTTGTATTTTATTTACATTTGATGAAACATATCTTGGGAGTTACTAACTTATTGTGTGTCGCTCTTCAAAGAAAGAATCAAGATATTTTGAATGCAGTTGAGCTGGTTAGATCAACCAAAGAAGAATTACAAAGGTATCGACTTGAAGGCTTTGACTCACTTTTAAAAGATGTCACATCCTTTTGTGACAAGTATGATATTGAGATGATTAACATGGAAGATGAGTATGTTGACCCGAAAAACAGAAGAAGAAAGACCAACATCACCAATCGTCATCATTTTGTGGTCAATAATTTTAACACGGTTCTCGACATGCAAATTCAAGAGCTTGGAAACCGTTTTAACGAGGTAACCACTAACTTGCTTACGTATATGAGTTCTTTGAGCCCGCGTAATAATTTTAGTTCCTTTAATAAACTAAACTTGCTAAAGTTGGCCGAAATGTATCCGTATGATTTTACTTTTGATGAAAAAGATAAGCTTATCGATGAACTCGGCCACTACATTTCTAATATGAAAAAAGATAGTCGGTTTGATAACCTGAATGGGGTTAGTGATCTTGCCAAAAGGATGGTGGAAACAAGGAAACACATTGAGTATCAGTTGGTCTATGGGTTTTCTCAAGATAAGAAGGTGAAGAAGAAAAGTGTACTGTTCAGGTGTGCGTGA